In the genome of Polaribacter atrinae, one region contains:
- a CDS encoding DMT family transporter: MQENKLNNYLQLHLIVFIWGFTAILGALISLDAIPLVWYRMSLAVLFIVLYFVVKKKSFKVDKKGIVKFFATGVIIALHWIFFFKAIKVSNISVALVTMSTGAFFVALIEPVFFKRKINPLEMLLGLIVILGLYIIFNFESQYKLGIIYALIASFLSALFSVFNGLFIKEYAADTISLYQLVFGVLFITVYLLATSGFSISFFVIPTSDWMYLFVLSSICTAYAFIASVKIMKYISPYTVMLTINLEPIYAIVLALLIFGDKEKMNPEFYFGAFIVLFVVLLNGIIKNKTVIRNKLKAKTVRKK; the protein is encoded by the coding sequence ATGCAAGAAAATAAATTAAACAATTATTTACAGTTACACCTTATCGTATTTATTTGGGGTTTTACTGCAATCTTAGGAGCGTTAATTAGCTTAGATGCTATTCCGTTAGTTTGGTATAGAATGTCTTTAGCGGTACTTTTTATTGTACTGTATTTCGTGGTTAAAAAGAAATCGTTTAAAGTTGATAAAAAAGGAATTGTAAAGTTTTTTGCAACTGGTGTTATCATTGCATTACATTGGATTTTTTTCTTTAAAGCCATTAAGGTTTCTAATATTTCTGTTGCTTTAGTAACTATGAGTACTGGGGCTTTTTTTGTAGCCTTAATAGAACCTGTTTTCTTTAAAAGAAAAATTAATCCGTTAGAAATGTTGCTGGGGTTAATTGTTATTTTGGGGCTTTATATCATCTTTAATTTTGAGAGTCAATATAAATTAGGAATCATCTACGCATTAATTGCTTCTTTTTTAAGTGCTTTGTTTTCTGTTTTTAATGGTCTTTTTATTAAAGAATATGCTGCAGATACAATTTCATTATATCAATTGGTTTTTGGGGTGCTTTTTATAACGGTGTATCTTTTAGCTACAAGTGGTTTCTCGATATCCTTTTTTGTGATACCAACTTCAGATTGGATGTACCTTTTTGTTTTAAGTAGTATTTGTACGGCTTATGCATTTATAGCTTCAGTTAAAATAATGAAATATATATCGCCGTATACGGTGATGCTTACAATTAATCTAGAACCTATTTATGCAATTGTTTTAGCGTTGCTTATATTTGGTGATAAAGAAAAAATGAATCCAGAATTTTATTTTGGGGCATTTATAGTACTGTTTGTAGTTTTATTAAACGGAATTATAAAAAATAAAACTGTTATTAGAAATAAGCTTAAAGCAAAGACTGTTAGAAAAAAGTAA
- the rluF gene encoding 23S rRNA pseudouridine(2604) synthase RluF — translation MDTTNQKSINLNKYISSSGMCSRRDAEKFIKEGRVTINGKPTQLGNRVAKKDVVKLDGRLVEPKNVTLYIALNKPVGIVSTTDDREPNNIVKHVNYPERLFPIGRLDKPSEGLIFLTNDGDIVNKILRAGNNHEKEYFVSVDKSITDDFITKMGNGIPIFGTMTKKCFVEKISDKIFKIILTQGLNRQIRRMCEYLDYEVTKLKRTRIMNVELGYLQSGDWRELTDEEMKEINKMISSSSKTQEASVVKEKPKKQVSKKKTAPTKNDFNKKSASFRKSSPKSKRSSGGFSAKKKRW, via the coding sequence TTGGATACTACAAATCAAAAATCGATAAACCTTAATAAATATATCAGTTCATCTGGAATGTGCTCTCGTAGAGATGCCGAAAAATTTATAAAAGAAGGTAGAGTTACCATCAACGGTAAACCAACTCAATTAGGAAACAGAGTTGCTAAAAAAGATGTTGTAAAGTTAGACGGACGATTAGTAGAACCTAAAAATGTTACTTTATATATTGCTTTAAATAAACCGGTGGGTATTGTTTCTACCACAGATGATAGAGAACCAAATAACATTGTAAAGCACGTAAATTACCCAGAGAGATTATTTCCAATAGGACGTTTAGACAAGCCTTCTGAAGGATTGATCTTTTTAACAAATGATGGAGACATCGTTAATAAAATTTTACGAGCAGGTAACAATCACGAGAAAGAATATTTTGTTTCTGTAGATAAGTCTATTACTGATGATTTTATTACTAAAATGGGAAATGGAATTCCTATTTTTGGGACTATGACTAAAAAATGTTTCGTAGAAAAAATAAGCGATAAAATTTTTAAAATCATTTTAACTCAAGGTTTAAATCGTCAAATTCGTAGAATGTGCGAATACTTAGATTACGAAGTAACCAAGTTAAAACGTACCAGAATAATGAATGTTGAACTTGGGTATTTACAATCTGGTGATTGGCGAGAGTTAACAGATGAAGAAATGAAAGAAATTAATAAAATGATTTCTAGTTCATCAAAAACTCAAGAAGCATCTGTAGTTAAAGAGAAGCCTAAAAAGCAAGTTTCAAAGAAAAAAACGGCTCCAACTAAAAACGATTTCAATAAAAAAAGTGCTTCTTTTAGAAAATCATCACCAAAAAGTAAAAGAAGTAGTGGTGGTTTTTCAGCTAAAAAGAAACGCTGGTAG
- a CDS encoding DUF4270 family protein, which yields MKYLIWGIISIVFLASCATDDTTYEVGSDFIDNNIQVRVLDTFSIKTGTFKLDSIITSGTNRILVGNVEDQNLGRLSAKSYLELITSNFSISTDAVYDSIGMILNYDNYYYGDTTKIQTYTLHRITETVEPDEDASSFYNTSSLDYDDAILGQISFTPRPNKSTDSLFVKMDDVLGEEIFNKIVDNDINNTDDFLQYFKGLVIAPDTSVDSHVLGFNVQTTSGTIGNSMMRLYYSINDDDSEDNDYYIDFVISGTGQQFNQIETDLSSTDIGDFEDGEDIKLTTSTDDLLFSQSGTGITARIEIPTIKKLSELYENASTLSAELTFSPLKGSYSDDNPLPQYLSVYIVDQKNRIIQQLTDIDGNIASAILIEDTDEFNEDTYYYVNLSGFVEQILFSDTDLDYALMIQSENFSKEVNKLVIENNASTNREVKLSVKYLNY from the coding sequence ATGAAGTATTTAATTTGGGGTATTATAAGTATTGTTTTTTTAGCATCTTGCGCTACAGACGATACTACTTATGAGGTAGGGAGTGATTTTATTGATAACAATATTCAGGTTAGAGTTTTAGATACATTTTCTATAAAAACAGGAACTTTTAAATTAGATTCTATAATTACTTCTGGTACTAATAGAATTTTAGTAGGTAATGTAGAAGACCAAAATTTAGGTAGGTTATCTGCAAAATCTTATCTAGAGTTAATAACCTCTAATTTTTCTATAAGTACAGATGCTGTGTATGATTCTATAGGGATGATTTTAAATTATGATAATTATTATTATGGTGATACTACAAAAATACAGACTTATACGTTACATAGAATTACAGAAACGGTAGAGCCAGATGAAGATGCTAGTAGTTTTTACAATACCTCTTCCTTAGATTATGATGATGCCATTTTAGGGCAAATTTCATTTACGCCAAGACCTAATAAGTCTACAGATTCTTTATTTGTTAAAATGGATGATGTTTTAGGAGAAGAAATTTTCAATAAAATTGTAGACAATGATATTAATAACACAGATGATTTTTTACAGTATTTTAAAGGATTGGTAATTGCACCAGATACATCTGTAGATAGTCATGTTTTAGGTTTTAATGTACAAACAACATCAGGTACTATTGGCAATTCTATGATGCGATTGTATTATTCTATAAATGATGATGATAGTGAAGATAATGATTATTATATAGATTTTGTGATTTCTGGAACCGGACAGCAATTTAATCAAATAGAAACAGATTTGTCTAGTACAGATATTGGTGATTTTGAAGATGGAGAAGATATTAAATTAACCACAAGCACAGATGATTTATTATTCTCGCAATCAGGAACCGGAATTACAGCAAGAATAGAGATTCCAACCATTAAAAAACTTTCTGAATTGTATGAGAATGCTTCTACTTTAAGTGCAGAACTAACGTTTAGTCCATTAAAAGGAAGTTATAGTGATGATAACCCGCTACCACAATACTTGTCGGTTTATATTGTAGATCAAAAGAATAGAATTATACAGCAACTTACAGATATAGATGGTAATATAGCTTCTGCTATTTTAATAGAAGATACAGATGAGTTTAATGAAGACACTTATTACTATGTTAATTTAAGTGGTTTTGTAGAGCAAATCTTATTTTCAGACACCGATCTAGATTATGCTTTAATGATTCAGTCAGAAAACTTTTCTAAAGAAGTAAATAAGCTGGTTATAGAAAATAACGCAAGTACCAATAGAGAAGTAAAATTATCAGTAAAATATTTAAACTATTAA
- a CDS encoding acetyl-CoA carboxylase carboxyltransferase subunit alpha codes for MEYLDFEMPIKELLDQLDKCQIIGKESDVDVSATCKKIEKKLDKAKKDIYKNLTPWQRVQLSRHPNRPYTLDYIKAICGDTFMELHGDRNVKDDKAMIGGLGKIGDQSFMFIGQQKGYNTKTRQYRNFGMANPEGYRKALRLMKMAEKFSIPVVTLLDTPGAYPGLEAEERGQGEAIARNILEMTRLKTPIITVVIGEGASGGAVGIGVGDRVYMMENTWYTVISPESCSSILWRSWEYKEQAAAALKLTGTDMKRLKLIDGIIQEPVGGAHTDREGAFKAVQEQILIAFDELKDLNNVDLVMQRMDKYAAMGVYKE; via the coding sequence ATGGAATATTTAGATTTTGAAATGCCTATTAAAGAGCTTTTAGATCAACTAGATAAGTGCCAAATAATTGGTAAAGAAAGTGATGTAGATGTAAGTGCTACTTGTAAGAAAATCGAAAAAAAATTAGATAAAGCCAAGAAAGATATTTATAAGAACTTAACACCTTGGCAAAGGGTTCAACTATCTAGACATCCTAATAGACCTTATACTTTAGATTATATTAAAGCTATTTGTGGAGATACTTTTATGGAGCTTCATGGAGACAGAAATGTAAAGGATGATAAAGCTATGATTGGTGGGTTAGGAAAAATAGGTGATCAATCTTTTATGTTTATTGGTCAACAAAAAGGATACAATACAAAAACACGTCAGTATAGAAACTTTGGGATGGCAAATCCTGAAGGGTATAGAAAAGCGCTACGTTTAATGAAAATGGCAGAGAAATTTAGTATTCCTGTGGTTACTTTATTAGACACACCTGGTGCTTACCCTGGTTTAGAAGCAGAAGAGCGTGGACAAGGAGAAGCAATTGCTAGAAATATTCTTGAGATGACACGTTTAAAAACACCAATTATTACAGTTGTTATTGGTGAAGGAGCTTCTGGTGGAGCTGTAGGTATTGGAGTAGGTGATAGAGTCTATATGATGGAAAATACTTGGTATACGGTTATATCTCCAGAATCTTGTTCTTCTATTTTATGGAGAAGTTGGGAGTATAAAGAGCAAGCTGCTGCTGCCTTAAAGTTGACTGGTACAGATATGAAGAGGTTAAAATTAATTGACGGAATTATACAAGAACCAGTAGGTGGAGCACATACGGATAGAGAAGGAGCTTTTAAAGCTGTGCAAGAGCAGATTCTTATTGCTTTTGATGAATTAAAAGATTTAAATAATGTAGATTTAGTTATGCAGAGAATGGATAAGTATGCTGCAATGGGTGTTTACAAAGAGTAA
- a CDS encoding LptF/LptG family permease codes for MKIIDWYILKRFLVTFLFTLLILIPIAIAIDISEKIDNFLEHTDLGLYQIIDEYYKNFIIYYANTFMPLALFIAVILFTSKLSSNTEIIAITNARVSFTRFLYPYFVGATLVTIISLGMNHFVVPNSSKERKKFEREYIKNNRQKHELKYVREFSLQLTDSTYIFIRSFDTEANAGYDFTSEVYDGIEMKSKLVSDRISFSEKDSTFTLSNWKLRKIFKDRDSIFSGSKIDTAFNFTPRDLIYKSALAQEMPSGELQEFIGVSKKRGVKNLNAYLVEFYKRTSLPIASYILTIIAVALAFRKRRGGTGVNLAIGIGLMFMYVFLMKIAEVLGAVAGVNSLLYVWLPNIVFGCVAIYLYLNARK; via the coding sequence TTGAAAATAATAGATTGGTACATATTAAAACGATTTTTGGTAACTTTTTTGTTTACCTTATTAATCTTGATTCCTATTGCTATTGCTATTGATATTTCTGAAAAGATTGATAATTTTTTAGAGCATACAGATTTAGGGTTATACCAAATTATAGATGAATATTACAAAAATTTCATCATCTATTATGCCAATACTTTTATGCCTTTGGCATTATTTATTGCTGTAATTTTATTTACTTCTAAGCTATCTAGTAATACAGAAATCATTGCTATTACAAATGCAAGGGTTTCATTTACACGTTTTTTATATCCATATTTTGTTGGGGCTACTTTAGTTACAATTATTTCTTTAGGAATGAACCATTTTGTGGTTCCGAATAGTAGTAAAGAAAGAAAAAAGTTTGAAAGAGAATATATAAAAAACAATAGGCAAAAGCACGAGTTAAAATATGTAAGAGAATTTAGCTTACAGCTTACAGATAGCACGTACATCTTTATACGTAGTTTTGATACAGAGGCTAATGCAGGTTATGATTTTACATCAGAAGTGTATGATGGCATAGAAATGAAATCGAAACTAGTTTCTGATAGAATCAGTTTTAGTGAAAAAGATTCTACTTTTACCTTGTCTAATTGGAAATTACGTAAAATTTTTAAAGACAGAGATAGTATATTTTCAGGGAGTAAAATAGATACTGCTTTTAACTTTACACCAAGAGATTTAATCTATAAATCTGCCTTAGCACAAGAAATGCCTTCTGGAGAATTACAAGAATTTATTGGTGTTTCTAAAAAGAGAGGTGTTAAAAATTTAAATGCATATTTAGTAGAGTTTTATAAAAGAACAAGCTTACCAATAGCTTCTTATATCTTAACAATTATTGCGGTTGCTTTAGCTTTTAGAAAAAGAAGAGGTGGTACTGGGGTAAATTTAGCAATAGGTATTGGTCTAATGTTTATGTATGTTTTTTTAATGAAAATTGCTGAGGTTTTAGGTGCTGTTGCTGGTGTTAATTCTCTACTTTATGTTTGGCTTCCGAATATTGTTTTTGGCTGTGTAGCTATTTACCTCTACTTAAATGCAAGAAAATAA
- the tgt gene encoding tRNA guanosine(34) transglycosylase Tgt, which yields MKFDLKITDPKSKARAGVITTDHGVIETPIFMPVGTVGTVKGVHQTELKNDINPDIILGNTYHLYLRPGLDILEKAGGLHKFMNWDRNILTDSGGYQVYSLSGRRKINEEGVKFKSHIDGSMHHFTPENVMETQRTIGADIIMAFDECTPYPCDYNYAKRSMHMTHRWLTRCINHLDKLPYKYGFEQTFMPIVQGSTYKDLRRQSAEYIANSGQQANAIGGLSVGEPAEEMYAMTEVVTEILPEDKPRYLMGVGTPINILENIALGIDMFDCVMPTRNARNGMLFTAHGSINIKNKKWAEDFSPIDDMGITGVDTMYSKAYLRHLFAAKEMLGKQIASIHNLGFYVWLTREARKHILAGDFREWKDMMVKQMDKRL from the coding sequence TTGAAATTCGACTTAAAAATTACCGACCCAAAAAGTAAGGCAAGAGCAGGAGTAATAACAACTGATCATGGAGTAATAGAAACTCCTATTTTTATGCCAGTGGGAACTGTTGGAACCGTAAAAGGAGTACATCAAACAGAATTAAAAAACGACATAAATCCTGATATTATTTTAGGAAACACTTATCATTTATACTTACGTCCTGGTTTAGATATTTTAGAAAAAGCAGGTGGTTTGCATAAGTTTATGAATTGGGATAGAAATATTCTAACAGATTCTGGTGGTTACCAAGTATATTCTCTTTCTGGAAGAAGAAAAATAAACGAAGAAGGGGTGAAGTTTAAGAGTCATATAGATGGTTCTATGCATCATTTTACACCAGAAAATGTAATGGAAACGCAAAGAACTATTGGTGCAGACATTATTATGGCATTTGATGAGTGTACACCATATCCTTGTGATTATAATTACGCAAAACGTTCTATGCATATGACGCATAGATGGTTGACTAGATGTATCAATCATTTAGATAAATTGCCTTATAAATACGGTTTCGAGCAAACTTTTATGCCTATTGTACAAGGAAGTACGTATAAAGACTTGCGTAGACAATCTGCAGAATATATTGCAAATTCAGGTCAACAAGCAAATGCTATTGGTGGACTTTCTGTAGGTGAGCCGGCAGAAGAAATGTATGCAATGACCGAGGTTGTTACAGAGATTTTACCAGAAGACAAGCCAAGATATTTAATGGGAGTTGGTACGCCAATTAACATTTTAGAGAATATTGCTTTAGGTATAGACATGTTCGATTGTGTAATGCCTACAAGAAACGCTAGAAACGGAATGTTGTTTACAGCACATGGTTCTATCAATATTAAAAATAAAAAGTGGGCAGAAGATTTTAGTCCAATAGACGATATGGGGATTACTGGAGTAGACACCATGTACTCTAAAGCTTATTTACGTCATTTATTTGCTGCAAAAGAAATGTTAGGAAAACAGATTGCCTCTATTCATAATTTAGGTTTTTATGTTTGGTTAACGCGTGAAGCAAGAAAACATATTTTAGCAGGAGATTTTAGAGAATGGAAAGATATGATGGTAAAACAAATGGATAAACGTTTATAA
- a CDS encoding NYN domain-containing protein, which produces MNLAVLIDGDNIPSAHVKEMMEEIAKYGNPTIKRIYGDWTSPHLSKWKNLLLQNAITPIQQYAYTTGKNATDSAMIIDAMDILYSEKVNGFCLVSSDSDFTKLATRLREAGKQVIGIGEKKTPNPFIVACDKFIYIEIIRKQTEKKENTHQKDSEKDSVDKITSKVIKLISSTISDLSDEDGWAFLGDVGSLLQKKQPNFDSRNYGFDKLTPLIKSIGKFELEQRENTKSRNKLIFVKNK; this is translated from the coding sequence ATGAATTTAGCAGTTCTCATAGACGGAGACAACATACCTTCTGCACACGTAAAAGAAATGATGGAAGAAATAGCAAAATACGGCAACCCAACAATCAAAAGAATTTATGGAGATTGGACAAGTCCGCATTTATCTAAATGGAAAAATCTATTGCTACAAAACGCTATTACACCTATTCAGCAATACGCTTATACCACAGGAAAAAATGCAACAGACTCTGCAATGATTATTGACGCTATGGATATTTTATATTCTGAAAAAGTAAATGGATTCTGTCTAGTTTCTAGTGATAGTGATTTTACAAAATTAGCCACCAGACTTAGAGAAGCCGGAAAACAAGTAATTGGTATTGGAGAAAAAAAGACTCCCAATCCTTTTATTGTTGCTTGTGATAAATTTATTTATATAGAAATTATTAGAAAACAAACCGAAAAGAAAGAAAACACCCATCAAAAAGACAGCGAAAAGGACAGTGTAGATAAAATAACATCTAAAGTTATCAAACTAATCTCTTCTACAATTTCTGATTTATCTGACGAAGATGGTTGGGCTTTTTTGGGAGATGTAGGAAGTTTACTGCAAAAAAAACAACCTAATTTCGATTCTAGAAACTACGGTTTCGATAAATTAACACCATTAATTAAATCTATTGGCAAATTTGAATTAGAACAAAGAGAAAACACAAAAAGTAGAAATAAATTAATCTTTGTAAAAAATAAATAA
- a CDS encoding TlpA family protein disulfide reductase: protein MKKLTLALFTLLAIASCTKEHSKEYVSLSGKLENNTDSIITISGRTGILKTISVNEDGSFKDTLKVPTVDIYTFQTSSTNRAPLYLKNGFDVTIKGDAEEFMTSLKYSGAGSSNSNFIAAQLKKSQEIGNPADIFALDEEAFDSKMSLLKKDFDSILSSFNDLDSSLVDMATKQNTQMFDYFEKTYVSSKGMAKGKASPKFENYVDVKGGKKSLDSFKGKYVYIDVWATWCGPCIREIPSLKSIEKEFHNKNIEFISISTDESKRSGGSWEAAEKKWRDFVKENELGGVQLWAGQDFSFQQAYQISGIPRFILIDPQGNIVEANAPRPSDPRLKSLLESLDI, encoded by the coding sequence ATGAAAAAATTAACACTTGCACTTTTTACACTACTAGCAATTGCTTCTTGTACAAAAGAACATTCTAAAGAATACGTTTCTTTATCTGGTAAATTAGAAAACAATACAGACTCTATCATAACAATTTCTGGTAGAACAGGTATCCTTAAAACAATTTCTGTTAATGAAGATGGTTCTTTTAAAGACACTTTAAAAGTACCAACTGTAGATATTTATACATTTCAAACAAGTAGCACAAATAGAGCTCCATTATATTTAAAAAATGGATTTGACGTTACAATTAAAGGTGATGCAGAAGAATTTATGACCAGTTTAAAATACTCTGGAGCAGGATCTTCTAACAGTAACTTTATAGCAGCTCAATTAAAAAAGAGTCAAGAAATTGGTAACCCTGCAGATATTTTTGCATTAGACGAAGAAGCTTTTGATTCAAAAATGAGTTTGTTAAAAAAAGATTTTGATAGTATTCTATCTTCTTTTAATGATTTAGACAGTTCTTTAGTAGACATGGCTACTAAACAAAATACGCAAATGTTTGATTATTTTGAAAAAACATACGTATCAAGTAAAGGTATGGCTAAAGGAAAAGCATCTCCTAAATTCGAAAACTATGTAGATGTAAAAGGTGGAAAAAAATCTTTAGATTCTTTTAAAGGAAAATACGTATATATAGATGTTTGGGCTACTTGGTGTGGACCTTGTATTAGAGAAATACCTTCTTTAAAAAGTATCGAAAAAGAATTCCATAATAAAAACATAGAATTTATAAGTATTTCTACTGATGAATCTAAAAGAAGTGGTGGTTCTTGGGAAGCTGCAGAAAAAAAATGGAGAGACTTTGTAAAAGAAAATGAACTTGGTGGCGTACAGCTTTGGGCTGGACAAGATTTCAGTTTTCAGCAAGCATACCAAATATCTGGAATACCAAGATTTATTTTAATTGATCCACAAGGAAACATTGTAGAAGCTAATGCTCCAAGACCTTCAGATCCTAGACTTAAATCTTTATTAGAATCTTTAGATATTTAA
- a CDS encoding DeoR/GlpR family DNA-binding transcription regulator: MGINIAERHKLILNKLEKQGHVAVLDLSKEFNVSSVTIRKDLKLLEELNLLFRSHGKAIQINPYTHERTVNEKEKLHQGEKNKIAIKAAELIEPFDSIILASGTTIIEMANQIKSTKGVTVLTASLNAALIVSELNDIEVIQLGGTLRKSSSSIIGPFGEKMLSEFTCCKLFLGVDGIDIDFGLTTTNTMEASLNQVMIKSAQKIIILADSSKFGKKGFGRICGLEEVDQIITDSGLDDNYRNKLIKLGIDVLVVDTPTIKTEHLQ, encoded by the coding sequence ATGGGAATTAACATTGCTGAAAGACATAAACTAATTCTAAACAAACTAGAAAAACAGGGACATGTTGCAGTATTAGACTTAAGTAAAGAGTTTAACGTTTCTTCGGTTACCATTAGAAAAGACCTTAAACTTCTTGAAGAATTAAACTTACTATTTAGATCACACGGTAAAGCAATTCAAATAAACCCTTACACTCACGAAAGGACGGTTAATGAAAAAGAAAAACTTCATCAGGGAGAAAAAAATAAGATTGCTATAAAAGCAGCCGAATTAATTGAGCCATTTGACAGTATCATTTTAGCTTCTGGAACAACAATTATTGAAATGGCAAATCAAATTAAATCTACTAAAGGTGTAACTGTTTTAACAGCATCTCTAAACGCCGCCTTAATTGTTTCTGAATTAAATGACATTGAAGTCATTCAGCTTGGAGGTACCTTAAGAAAAAGTTCTTCTTCTATAATTGGTCCATTTGGAGAAAAAATGCTTTCTGAATTCACATGCTGTAAACTTTTCTTAGGCGTAGATGGTATCGATATTGATTTTGGCTTAACGACCACAAACACTATGGAAGCCTCGCTAAACCAAGTAATGATAAAATCTGCTCAAAAAATAATAATTTTGGCAGACTCCTCTAAATTTGGTAAAAAAGGTTTTGGTAGAATTTGCGGACTCGAAGAAGTAGACCAAATAATAACAGACTCTGGATTAGACGATAATTATAGAAATAAACTAATTAAACTAGGTATTGATGTTTTAGTTGTAGATACACCAACTATAAAAACAGAACATTTACAGTAA
- a CDS encoding Kelch repeat-containing protein: MKKTNLIQKSSILFLATLIMSLFFIGCSDDDDDDEYGNWVESSTFDGDSRANSVSFTIGSKGYLVTGYDGDDYLADTWEYNSDSDYWVKKAPFPGTARSGAVGFTINGKGYLGTGYDGVDKLNDFWEYDPNADTWTQKADFAGTARYGAIGFAIGNDGYIGTGYDGSEQKDFWKYDVASNTWEQSVGFGGQKRQNASVFTIDDVAYIGLGIHNGGYEEDFYAFNGTTWTRLTDLDDDEDDDDDYSILLSSGAAFSLDGKGYVTTGIAGSITTNSWEYSPATDTWEELPVFEGSARQNASTFTFDTKAFVLMGRSGTYYFDDVWEFRPNELENEDD; this comes from the coding sequence ATGAAAAAAACAAATTTAATACAGAAGAGTAGTATTCTCTTTTTAGCAACATTAATAATGTCTCTATTTTTTATAGGATGTAGTGATGATGACGATGATGATGAATATGGAAACTGGGTAGAGAGTTCTACTTTTGATGGAGATTCTAGAGCAAACTCTGTAAGCTTTACAATTGGTTCTAAAGGGTATTTAGTAACAGGTTATGATGGTGATGATTATTTAGCCGACACTTGGGAGTACAATTCTGATAGTGATTATTGGGTAAAGAAAGCGCCTTTTCCTGGAACTGCAAGAAGTGGTGCAGTTGGTTTTACTATAAACGGTAAAGGATATTTAGGTACTGGTTATGATGGTGTAGATAAATTAAATGATTTTTGGGAATATGACCCAAACGCTGACACATGGACTCAAAAAGCAGATTTTGCAGGTACTGCAAGATACGGTGCAATTGGTTTTGCTATTGGTAATGATGGTTATATTGGTACAGGATATGACGGTAGTGAGCAAAAAGACTTTTGGAAATACGATGTTGCTTCAAATACTTGGGAACAATCTGTAGGTTTTGGAGGACAAAAGCGTCAGAATGCATCTGTTTTTACTATTGATGATGTTGCTTACATTGGTTTAGGAATCCATAATGGTGGTTATGAAGAAGATTTTTATGCTTTTAACGGAACTACTTGGACACGTTTAACAGATTTAGATGACGACGAAGATGACGATGACGATTATAGCATTCTTTTAAGTAGTGGTGCTGCATTTTCTTTAGACGGAAAAGGATATGTAACAACCGGTATTGCTGGTTCTATTACTACAAATAGTTGGGAATATAGCCCTGCTACAGATACTTGGGAAGAATTACCAGTATTTGAAGGATCTGCAAGACAAAACGCATCTACTTTTACTTTTGATACAAAAGCATTTGTTCTAATGGGTAGAAGTGGTACTTATTATTTTGATGATGTTTGGGAATTTAGACCAAATGAATTAGAAAATGAAGATGATTAA